AACCACCTGCCACAACGGTTCCGAATCCGCCGGCGACGCAGCCTTCCACGGCTCCGCCGCAACGGCCGGTCGCTCCACAGCAGAATGTTCCGCAGCAGTCTGCGCCGGTTCAGCCCAGCGCACCGAACCAGACGGCGCCAGCACCTACACAACAGAACCCCGGCTTGTTGCTGCCGGCTCCTGACCAGACGCAGGCACCTCCAGCGCAGCAAACTGCGCCGACGCAGCAGCAGACACCGCAGCGTCAGCAGGAACCCGGACTGTTGTTGCCGCCTCCGGACAACCAGCAACAACCGAACAACCAGGCTGCGCCGCCGAAGAACAACACTGCGCAGAACGGCAACATCGGCGTGTACACACCCCCGGCACCGAATCGCACCACGTCTCAACCGAAGCGCATCAACGATAATAATCGTCCTGCTGCGAACTCAAACGTCCACAAGATTGACGACCGCAAGTAACTTTCTTCTGTGTGCCTCCGCCCGGCTATCTGCCGGGCTTTTTTGTTGGCGCGTCCGACGCTCATCACATAAAACCGAAATCGGCGTCACTGCCGACACCTGTGCTTGGGTGTTGCATTGTCGTAAAGGAAGGACAGCATGATCTTCGGAGCATTCTCTTTTCTTCTTTCCGCCACGGTAATCGCCAAGGAGTCGGTTGGAACCACCTTGGACCATCTGCAGGAAGCCTTTAACGGCGAAAGCAATGCCAGCCATCGATACAAAGAGTTCGCCAAAAAGGCCGACATGGAAGGATTTGGCCAGGTTGCAAGCCTATTTCGCGCAGCATCGAAAGCCGAGGAATTTCATGCCCGCAACCATGCCGAGGTCATCCGTAAACTAGGTGCGGAGCCCAAAGCTACGATTGAAAAACCAGTCGTGAAATCGACGCGCGAGAACCTGCAATCGGCAATGGAGGGGGAAATCTATGAGCGGGATGTGATGTACCCGCCCATGTTGGAACTGGCGAAAAAGAACGGCCATCCCGAAGCGGTGCGAACGTTTTTATATGCCTTGAAGACGGAAGCGGAACACGCACGACTTTTTCAGGATGCGCTGAAGCATCTGGCCAAGATGCACAACAAGACGACTTACTACGTGTGTAACGTCTGTGGATACACGGTTCAGACGCTGAATTTTCTTAAGTGTGTCGTATGCGGCCACTCCAAGGCCGACTACGTCCCGGTCGATTAATCATCGTCTGTTTGGCGGGTAATCGGGTGGCGAGTGGCTACAGTCTTCTCGCCACTGTCACGCCGTCCCGAACTGGCAGCATCACCGAATACCACTCCGGCGAATTTGCCAGCATCTGGTTGAATTCCACGATCTGTTTGGTGTGATGCTGCGGGTCTGTTTTGATCTCGGGATTGCCAGCCGCATAGACTACCCGTCCGCTCCAAAGAACGTTATCGGCGACAAACAGGCCGCCCGATCGAACGAAGTTCTTCGCCAACCGAAGGGCCCGAGGATAGTCTTCTTTGTCGATGTCACAGAAGATGATGTCGAACTGTTCCTTCTGCTCCGAAAGTATCTCCAGGGCATCACCGACGGAAACATCCACTTGGTCAGCTACTCCCGCACGTTCGAAGTAGCCCCTCGCTTCCTGTGCGTTCTGCGCGCTGCCGTCCGTGTAATGAACCCGGCCTGTTTTGCCGACCGCACGAGCCCACCAAATGGTCGAGTAGCCGATCGCCGAACCAAGCTCAAACACTGTTTCGGCGCCACTGATTTGGGCCAGCAACTCGAAAAGACGCCCAATTACAGGTCCGACAATCGGAATCTTGCGTTCAATCGCCTTCTGCTCCATTTCCGTGAGCACGGAGTCGCGCGGCGGAAGCATGGCGTAGAGGTAGTTTTCCACCTCAGGGCCAGTGATCGGATGCGCATCTGGATAATTGCTCTGATTAAATTTCGTCATGCTACTGAATCGTCTGTCCTGGTTTTAGATCAACAACTTCCACTCCCATATCGGACACCAGCTTGCGCAGCTCATTCGGCGTACCTTTCAGCAGTGGGAACGTTCCAAAATGCATTGGGATCACCGCTTTCGGGCGCAACAAACTGCAGGCATACGCGGCCTCTTTCGGCGACATCGTGAAGTGGTCGCCCATCGGCAGGCAGGCGATTTCCGGCGCGTACAGATCACGAATGATCGCCATGTCACCAAAAACCGCTGTATCACCCGCGTGGTACAGCCGGAGCCCGCTTTCAAATTCGATCACGTACCCGCACGCTTCGCCACCGTAAATGATGGACCCATCGTCTTCCTGGATGCCGCACGAATGAATTGCGTGCACCATTGTGACTTGTAGGTCCTCCACCTTCTGGGTCCCGCCCTTGTTCATCGGTGAGACATGCTTGACCCCCTTCTTCCCCATCCACGTAGCGAGTTCGAAGATTCCGACTACCTTCGAGTTGTGCTTCTTCGCGATCGCGACGGCGTCGCCGATGTGGTCAAAGTGCCCATGGGTACAAAGCATTACATCGCACTTCTTAACATCCTTCTCCGATTCGGGCGTCATAGGGTTCTGCGACAGCCACGGATCAACGTAGATCGTTGTGCCTTTGGGAGTTTCGATCCGGAATGTGGCGTGCCCAAGCCAGGTGAGTTTCAGTCCATGAAGTTGCATATGTTCCTCGTGCCCGGAAATTGTAAATCAGCGGGCGAGCTCCGGATTTCGCCGATCCAACTCACTGTCGCTCGGTTAGGACTGCTGATATCCTTTTCGCCATGCAATCATCAGCCACTCAGGCGCAACTTAAGGTTCTCATCTCGCGCGAGCAGATCGCGAGACGTGTGACCGAGCTTGCGGAACAGATCACCCGTGACTACCAGGGTGAACAGATTCTTTTTGTCGGCGTATTGAAAGGCGCTTCCATTTTCTTAAGCGATCTGGCACGGCAGGTAAATCTCGATGCCACCTTCGACTTCATCAGTGTTTCCAGCTATGGGAGCAGCACAAGATCCAGCGGCGAAGTAAAACTGAATAAAGACGTCGACCAGTCGCTCGAAGGTAAGAACGTCATTATCGTCGAAGACATTCTCGATACGGGCCTGACCCTCAGCTTTCTTTTGAAA
This region of Terriglobales bacterium genomic DNA includes:
- a CDS encoding metal-dependent hydrolase; this encodes MQLHGLKLTWLGHATFRIETPKGTTIYVDPWLSQNPMTPESEKDVKKCDVMLCTHGHFDHIGDAVAIAKKHNSKVVGIFELATWMGKKGVKHVSPMNKGGTQKVEDLQVTMVHAIHSCGIQEDDGSIIYGGEACGYVIEFESGLRLYHAGDTAVFGDMAIIRDLYAPEIACLPMGDHFTMSPKEAAYACSLLRPKAVIPMHFGTFPLLKGTPNELRKLVSDMGVEVVDLKPGQTIQ
- a CDS encoding O-methyltransferase → MTKFNQSNYPDAHPITGPEVENYLYAMLPPRDSVLTEMEQKAIERKIPIVGPVIGRLFELLAQISGAETVFELGSAIGYSTIWWARAVGKTGRVHYTDGSAQNAQEARGYFERAGVADQVDVSVGDALEILSEQKEQFDIIFCDIDKEDYPRALRLAKNFVRSGGLFVADNVLWSGRVVYAAGNPEIKTDPQHHTKQIVEFNQMLANSPEWYSVMLPVRDGVTVARRL
- the hpt gene encoding hypoxanthine phosphoribosyltransferase; this encodes MQSSATQAQLKVLISREQIARRVTELAEQITRDYQGEQILFVGVLKGASIFLSDLARQVNLDATFDFISVSSYGSSTRSSGEVKLNKDVDQSLEGKNVIIVEDILDTGLTLSFLLKQFQNHKPKSLKIAALLDKVSRRITDVHGDYVGFEIPDEFVVGYGLDYAERYRNLPDVCVLSQ
- a CDS encoding ferritin family protein — translated: MDHLQEAFNGESNASHRYKEFAKKADMEGFGQVASLFRAASKAEEFHARNHAEVIRKLGAEPKATIEKPVVKSTRENLQSAMEGEIYERDVMYPPMLELAKKNGHPEAVRTFLYALKTEAEHARLFQDALKHLAKMHNKTTYYVCNVCGYTVQTLNFLKCVVCGHSKADYVPVD